A DNA window from Zingiber officinale cultivar Zhangliang chromosome 3A, Zo_v1.1, whole genome shotgun sequence contains the following coding sequences:
- the LOC122051044 gene encoding auxin response factor 18-like, which translates to MLTFDNLMKESSMKQTDKCLDSQLWHACAGGMVQMPVVNSKVYYFPQGHAEHAQEFSEFGNSQRIPPLIPCRVTAVKFMADSDTDEVFAKICMVPLRPNESDYAEDDDLGLGINGVDSQEKPASFAKTLTQSDANNGGGFSVPRYCAETIFPRLDYSAEPPVQTVLAKDVHGVIWKFRHIYRGTPRRHLLTTGWSTFVNQKKLVAGDSIVFLRTEKGDLCVGIRRAKRGGIGGGSEIHSGWNPPNGSSASNYGGFSIFLREDEGKLMRGNVNSGGMRMSGRVRTDSVTEAATLAASGQPFEVVYYPRASTPEFCVKAASVKAAMRIQWCPGMRFKMAFETEDSSRISWFMGSISAVQIVDPIRWPNSLWRLLQVTWDEPDLLQNVNRVNPWLVELVSNMPSIHLAPFSPRKKLRIPQHPDFPLEGQLSTPMYPGNSFGHSTSPLCCFRDSTPAGIQGARHAQFGISLSDLHINKLQTGLFHAGFHHLDRTTSVPRISTGLIVNTPATDNNISCLLTIGSNSKSTRSSLNTKPPQLVLFGQPILTEEQISLSNSGEIVSPKATVNSSDQNIEKSSNASDSNDFATNKNVVPVNSSCDGFQWYKDHRVSELGLKTGHCKVFIESDDVGRTLDLSIFGSYEELYGRLADMFGIEKTEMMSHVIYKDAAGAVKHTGDEPFSDFMKAARRLTILTDSGSDNIGRLVVPGPLNANLQCCS; encoded by the exons ATGCTCACATTTGACAATTTGATGAAAGAATCGTCCATGAAGCAAACGGACAAGTGCCTGGACTCCCAATTATGGCATGCCTGTGCTGGTGGTATGGTTCAGATGCCAGTGGTGAACTCCAAGGTCTACTATTTTCCTCAGGGTCACGCTGAGCACGCCCAGGAATTTTCTGAGTTTGGCAACTCCCAGCGGATTCCACCCCTTATACCTTGCCGTGTGACCGCTGTTAAATTCATGGCTGATTCAGACACTGATGAGGTATTTGCTAAGATCTGCATGGTTCCTCTGAGGCCAAACGAATCAGATTATGCTGAAGATGATGACTTAGGTCTTGGTATCAATGGTGTTGACTCACAAGAAAAACCGGCGTCTTTCGCGAAAACACTAACTCAATCGGATGCCAACAATGGTGGCGGCTTCTCTGTTCCTCGCTATTGTGCTGAGACAATCTTCCCACGTTTGGACTATTCAGCTGAGCCCCCTGTGCAGACTGTCCTTGCAAAGGATGTGCATGGCGTAATTTGGAAATTTAGGCACATATACAGGGGCACGCCTCGCAGGCATCTGCTCACTACTGGGTGGAGTACTTTTGTCAACCAAAAGAAATTAGTTGCAGGGGATTCAATTGTGTTCTTGAGAACAGAGAAAGGGGATCTTTGTGTGGGAATACGCCGAGCTAAAAGGGGTGGGATTGGTGGAGGTTCAGAGATCCATTCAGGATGGAATCCACCAAATGGGAGTTCAGCATCCAACTACGGAGGTTTCTCTATCTTTCTCAGGGAGGATGAAGGTAAATTAATGAGGGGAAATGTGAATAGTGGTGGTATGAGGATGAGTGGAAGGGTGAGAACTGATTCTGTAACTGAAGCAGCAACTCTTGCAGCTAGTGGACAACCTTTTGAGGTTGTGTACTATCCCAGAGCAAGCACACCAGAGTTTTGTGTGAAAGCTGCATCAGTAAAAGCAGCAATGAGGATCCAGTGGTGTCCTGGTATGAGATTTAAGATGGCCTTTGAAACTGAGGATTCTTCTAGGATTAGTTGGTTCATGGGATCTATATCTGCTGTTCAGATTGTAGATCCCATACGATGGCCTAATTCGCTTTGGAGACTTCTACAG GTGACATGGGATGAACCAGATTTGTTACAAAATGTAAACCGTGTAAACCCATGGTTGGTTGAACTGGTCTCAAACATGCCTTCCATTCATCTGGCACCTTTCTCTCCAAGGAAAAAGCTCCGCATTCCCCAACATCCTGATTTTCCTCTAGAGGGCCAACTTTCAACACCCATGTACCCCGGGAACTCTTTTGGTCACAGCACAAGTCCTTTATGCTGTTTCCGAGACAGTACCCCTGCAGGCATACAGGGAGCCAGGCATGCCCAATTTGGTATATCTTTATCAGATCTCCACATTAACAAACTGCAGACAGGATTATTCCATGCTGGCTTTCACCACCTTGATCGCACCACCTCGGTTCCTAGAATTTCGACTGGACTCATTGTTAATACTCCTGCCACTGACAACAATATCTCTTGTTTGCTAACGATTGGAAGTAATTCCAAGAGCACAAGAAGCTCCTTGAACACTAAACCTCCACAACTAGTGCTTTTTGGGCAGCCAATACTGACTGAGGAGCAGATATCTCTGAGCAACTCAGGAGAAATTGTGTCACCTAAGGCCACCGTAAACAGTTCTGATCAGAATATAGAGAAATCGTCGAATGCATCAGATAGTAATGACTTTGCTACAAATAAGAATGTGGTTCCTGTCAATTCATCCTGTGATGGATTCCAATGGTACAAAGACCATCGTGTGTCAGAGCTTGGCCTGAAAACTGGGCATTGCAAGGTTTTCATTGAGTCAGACGATGTCGGCCGCACCCTCGATCTTTCCATATTTGGTTCGTACGAAGAACTTTATGGAAGGCTAGCTGATATGTTTGGAATTGAAAAAACTGAGATGATGAGCCATGTGATTTACAAGGACGCTGCTGGTGCAGTTAAACACACAGGAGATGAACCCTTCAG TGACTTCATGAAAGCAGCAAGAAGGCTCACAATATTGACAGATTCAGGCAGCGACAACATTGGAAG ATTGGTAGTACCTGGACCACTCAACGCAAACTTGCAGTGCTGCAGTTGA